The Penaeus chinensis breed Huanghai No. 1 chromosome 39, ASM1920278v2, whole genome shotgun sequence genome has a segment encoding these proteins:
- the LOC125046803 gene encoding neuropeptide-like protein 31 isoform X2: MWSLKVVVAVLVLQLLCTCPGSAGHYSGGYGGRTLVVRRGYGGGYGGYGGIGGLGAFGGNGGFGGYGGYGGLYGGGYGGLGGYGGYGGYGVGYGW; encoded by the exons ATG TGGTCGCTTAAGGTGGTCGTCGCTGTGCTCGTCCTGCAGTTGCTCTGCACCTGTCCCGGGAGCGCCGGCCATTACAGCG GTGGTTATGGCGGCCGCACGCTCGTTGTGAGGAGGGGTTACG GTGGCGGGTATGGTGGGTACGGCGGCATCGGAGGTCTTGGCGCATTCGGCGGCAATGGCGGTTTCGGCGGGTATGGTGGCTATGGCGGTCTGTATGGTGGTGGCTATGGTGGCCTCGGAGGCTATGGCGGTTATGGCGGTTATGGCGTCGGATATG
- the LOC125046803 gene encoding neuropeptide-like protein 31 isoform X1 gives MWSLKVVVAVLVLQLLCTCPGSAGHYSGMQRGYGGRTLVVRRGYGGGYGGYGGIGGLGAFGGNGGFGGYGGYGGLYGGGYGGLGGYGGYGGYGVGYGW, from the exons ATG TGGTCGCTTAAGGTGGTCGTCGCTGTGCTCGTCCTGCAGTTGCTCTGCACCTGTCCCGGGAGCGCCGGCCATTACAGCGGTATGCAGC GTGGTTATGGCGGCCGCACGCTCGTTGTGAGGAGGGGTTACG GTGGCGGGTATGGTGGGTACGGCGGCATCGGAGGTCTTGGCGCATTCGGCGGCAATGGCGGTTTCGGCGGGTATGGTGGCTATGGCGGTCTGTATGGTGGTGGCTATGGTGGCCTCGGAGGCTATGGCGGTTATGGCGGTTATGGCGTCGGATATG